Genomic DNA from Candidatus Methanoperedens sp.:
CGGGACAGGTAAAATGGGCGAAGCCCTGATTAAAGGCATACTTCATGCCAGGCTCATTCCTTCCGGGAACATCTATGCCAGCGATATGGATTCAGTGAAATTAAAGGCTCTTGAAACCGAGCTTGGGATCAATACCTGCAAGGATAATTGTGACGCAGTGATCAATTCAGATATAATAATCATTGCGGTAAAACCGCAGATAGTCCCCAAAATCATCAATGAGATCAAAAGCTCAATAAAGAACCAGTTGATAATTTCAATAGCCGCCGGGGTTACCATAGATACTTATGAGAATAACCTGCCGCGCGGGACAAAGGTTGTCAGGGTGATGCCCAACATTGCGGCAACAGTAAAAGAAGCGGCTTCGGCAATCAGTCCGGGAAGCGCCGTATCAAAAGAGGATATGGCAATCGCAGGAAATATATTTAGTGCAATCGGAAAAACAGTAACAGTACAGGAA
This window encodes:
- the proC gene encoding pyrroline-5-carboxylate reductase, which gives rise to MENKKIGFIGTGKMGEALIKGILHARLIPSGNIYASDMDSVKLKALETELGINTCKDNCDAVINSDIIIIAVKPQIVPKIINEIKSSIKNQLIISIAAGVTIDTYENNLPRGTKVVRVMPNIAATVKEAASAISPGSAVSKEDMAIAGNIFSAIGKTVTVQENLMDAVTGLSGSGPAYIFMIIEALADGGVHEGLDRNTAKLLAAQTVLGSAKMALDGGSHTGELKDMVTSPGGTTIRGLRVMEEQGVRIAMMNAVIAACERSKELGKKS